The Streptomyces sp. NBC_01268 genome window below encodes:
- a CDS encoding ArsR/SmtB family transcription factor — protein sequence MSNAKVLTLLEPETAAPCCPPLHERPLTATEAERTAAMFKALGDPVRLRLFSAVASHEGGEACVCDISDVGVSQPTVSHHLKKLREAGLLASERRGTWVYYRVEPAVLAALGQLLTKAATA from the coding sequence ATGTCGAATGCCAAGGTGCTGACGCTGCTGGAACCCGAGACCGCCGCCCCCTGCTGCCCGCCCCTCCACGAACGTCCTTTGACCGCCACGGAGGCGGAGCGGACCGCCGCGATGTTCAAGGCCCTCGGCGACCCCGTGCGGCTGCGGCTGTTCTCCGCCGTCGCCTCGCACGAAGGCGGCGAGGCGTGCGTGTGCGACATCTCCGACGTCGGCGTCTCGCAGCCGACCGTCTCCCACCACCTGAAGAAGCTCCGCGAGGCGGGCCTGCTCGCCTCCGAGCGGCGGGGCACCTGGGTCTACTACCGCGTCGAGCCCGCCGTCCTCGCGGCCTTGGGCCAGTTGCTCACCAAGGCCGCGACGGCCTGA
- a CDS encoding ArsO family NAD(P)H-dependent flavin-containing monooxygenase: protein MTRKFDVVVIGGGQAGLAAGYHLRRAKLDFVVLDAAPASGGAWREAWDSLRLFSPAAYSSLPGRLMPPQPGETFPRAAHVVEYLSDYEQRYDLPIERPVRVTGVHRAGEVLRVESDGGAWHGRAVVSATGVWSRPFLPALPGRPEFRGAQLHTVEYRGPERFGGLRVIVVGGGNSGAQIAADLVGHAELTWVTLREPRYLPDDIDGRALFDAATARRRALDAGGPDTGGVASLGDIVAVPPVREARDAGLLKATPMFDRITPTGVAWADGATAEADAIIWCTGFRPALAHLSPLGLRGPRGHVPTEGTRAVGEPRLHLLGYGDWTGPASATLIGVGRPAREAAREIAALLG, encoded by the coding sequence GTGACCAGGAAGTTCGACGTCGTGGTGATCGGCGGAGGCCAGGCGGGTCTCGCCGCCGGATACCACCTGCGGCGGGCCAAGCTGGACTTCGTCGTCCTCGACGCCGCTCCGGCGTCCGGCGGCGCCTGGCGCGAGGCCTGGGACTCCCTGCGCCTCTTCTCCCCGGCCGCCTACTCCTCCCTGCCCGGCCGCCTGATGCCGCCCCAGCCGGGCGAGACCTTCCCGCGCGCCGCGCACGTCGTGGAGTACCTCTCCGACTACGAGCAGCGGTACGACCTCCCGATCGAGCGGCCCGTACGGGTCACCGGCGTCCACCGTGCGGGCGAAGTCCTGCGAGTGGAGAGCGACGGGGGAGCGTGGCACGGCCGCGCGGTCGTCAGCGCCACGGGCGTCTGGTCCCGCCCGTTCCTCCCCGCGCTGCCCGGTCGCCCGGAGTTCCGCGGAGCCCAGCTCCACACGGTGGAGTACCGAGGCCCCGAGAGGTTCGGCGGTCTGCGGGTGATCGTGGTCGGTGGCGGCAACTCCGGCGCGCAGATCGCCGCCGACCTCGTCGGCCACGCCGAGCTGACCTGGGTGACCCTGCGCGAACCGCGCTACCTCCCGGACGACATCGACGGCCGAGCCCTGTTCGACGCCGCCACCGCCCGCCGACGCGCCCTCGACGCGGGCGGACCCGACACCGGGGGCGTCGCGTCGCTCGGCGACATCGTGGCCGTGCCGCCCGTCCGCGAGGCCCGGGACGCCGGGCTGCTGAAGGCGACGCCCATGTTCGACCGGATCACGCCCACGGGGGTCGCGTGGGCCGACGGCGCGACCGCCGAGGCGGACGCGATCATCTGGTGCACCGGCTTCCGCCCTGCGCTCGCCCATCTGTCCCCGCTCGGTCTCAGGGGCCCGCGCGGCCACGTTCCGACCGAGGGCACCCGGGCCGTCGGAGAACCCCGCCTCCACCTCCTCGGGTACGGCGACTGGACGGGACCGGCCTCCGCGACGCTGATCGGCGTCGGCCGCCCTGCCCGCGAGGCGGCCCGGGAGATCGCCGCCCTGCTGGGGTGA
- a CDS encoding MFS transporter has product MGQRRRALRALCLTQITSWGILYYAFPVLSSGITADTGWSAGATTGAFSLALIVSGLTGILVGRVVDRRGPRALMTAGSVLGCASLVVIAAARTPGVFFLGWAFAGVAMASTFYPPAFAAVTRWWAPDHVRALTLVTLAGGLASTVFAPLTAALSDRMSWRGTYLVLAALLAVVTIPAHAIALKPEWPRAPVPQGEGNSTGASAVARSRRFRMLALSSTLSAFAAFSVVVALVPLLVARGFSLTEAAWALGLGGAGQTLGRTLYAGLARRTGPSARLTALIALSALATAALSLLPGPYPLLVALSVAAGMARGNLTLAQATAVTERWGTTHYGRLSGLLGVLPAVAGALAPFAGAALAGPLGGYPRLFALLAVVAACGAVAATRT; this is encoded by the coding sequence ATGGGACAGCGGCGCAGGGCGCTCCGGGCGCTGTGCCTCACCCAGATCACGAGCTGGGGCATCCTCTACTACGCCTTCCCCGTGCTGAGTTCGGGGATCACGGCGGACACGGGCTGGTCCGCCGGTGCGACGACGGGGGCGTTCTCGCTCGCCCTGATCGTCTCGGGGCTGACCGGGATCCTGGTGGGCCGGGTCGTCGACCGCAGGGGGCCCAGGGCCCTGATGACAGCGGGCTCGGTCCTCGGCTGCGCGAGTCTCGTCGTGATCGCCGCGGCCCGGACGCCCGGCGTGTTCTTCCTCGGCTGGGCGTTCGCCGGGGTGGCCATGGCGTCGACCTTCTATCCGCCCGCCTTCGCCGCCGTCACCCGCTGGTGGGCCCCCGATCATGTGCGCGCCCTCACCCTCGTCACCCTCGCGGGCGGCCTCGCCTCCACCGTGTTCGCCCCGCTCACGGCGGCGCTCTCCGACCGGATGTCCTGGCGGGGCACGTATCTCGTGCTCGCCGCGCTGCTGGCGGTCGTCACGATCCCCGCCCACGCGATCGCCCTCAAGCCGGAGTGGCCGAGGGCGCCGGTCCCGCAGGGGGAGGGCAACTCCACCGGCGCCTCCGCCGTCGCCCGCAGCCGCAGGTTCCGCATGCTGGCCCTGTCGTCGACCCTCTCCGCCTTCGCGGCCTTCTCGGTCGTCGTGGCGCTGGTCCCGCTGCTGGTCGCACGAGGCTTCTCGCTGACGGAAGCGGCCTGGGCGCTGGGTCTCGGAGGCGCCGGCCAGACCCTCGGCCGCACGCTCTACGCCGGACTGGCCCGCCGCACCGGCCCGAGCGCTCGCCTGACGGCCCTGATCGCCCTCAGTGCCCTCGCCACGGCGGCCCTGTCCCTCCTCCCCGGCCCGTACCCCCTCCTCGTGGCGCTGTCGGTGGCGGCGGGCATGGCGCGAGGAAACCTCACCCTCGCCCAGGCGACCGCCGTCACCGAGCGCTGGGGGACCACCCACTACGGCAGGCTCTCGGGCCTCCTCGGCGTCCTTCCCGCCGTGGCGGGAGCGCTCGCGCCCTTCGCCGGAGCGGCGCTGGCCGGTCCGCTCGGCGGATACCCTCGCCTGTTCGCCCTCCTGGCGGTCGTGGCCGCCTGCGGAGCTGTCGCCGCCACGCGCACGTAA
- a CDS encoding ArsR/SmtB family transcription factor, with protein MSNLSTVLSHVDPSSGAVPCCSPLLAAELSAADADRLAAVFKALSDPVRLRLLSRVASHPAGEACVCDIADVGVSQPTVSHHLKKLREAGLLTSERRRTWVYYRADHEVLVALAALLGLPGRP; from the coding sequence ATGTCGAACCTGAGTACGGTTCTTTCGCACGTCGATCCTTCCTCGGGCGCCGTGCCCTGCTGCTCCCCCCTCCTCGCCGCCGAACTCTCGGCAGCGGACGCCGACCGTCTGGCTGCCGTGTTCAAGGCGCTGTCCGATCCGGTGCGGCTGAGGCTGCTGTCCCGTGTGGCGTCCCACCCCGCCGGTGAGGCGTGCGTCTGCGACATCGCCGACGTCGGGGTGTCGCAGCCGACGGTCTCCCACCACCTCAAGAAGCTGCGGGAAGCCGGGCTGTTGACGTCCGAGCGCCGCCGGACCTGGGTCTACTACCGGGCCGACCACGAGGTGCTGGTCGCCCTGGCGGCGCTGCTCGGTCTGCCCGGCCGACCCTAG
- a CDS encoding GNAT family N-acetyltransferase: MIVDSLGLAMAVVDSDEALSGGWRRYAAEADLVRVQDPPAGLWPELRRAGFLPKPQVVMWRAEALDAEEHYLATLSGKDRYDIRAAYRKAREAGLRVETEPLTVALLDDFLKVYERQVAGMRNGWAVAVQQRGQILAEADTYRVVTVRAGDELVGACLNQDLPANDEMRARFSAVTAGQRGDSLSRVLYAETLRQARTCGRRWATLGRDINLYGHVGNAGLFSFKSRLGFAAVPGQLVEPGSGSHQADRVIRFGELADPTALLSYDAEADGSGDGAAVAAPLWLNLFTSSDGLDPRPFRGTGLAGTTVHTIGTAP; this comes from the coding sequence GTGATCGTCGATTCCCTGGGCCTGGCGATGGCGGTCGTCGATTCCGACGAGGCGCTGAGCGGCGGATGGCGGCGGTACGCGGCCGAGGCGGACCTCGTCCGCGTACAGGACCCGCCCGCCGGGCTCTGGCCCGAGCTGAGGCGGGCGGGGTTCCTGCCCAAGCCGCAGGTCGTCATGTGGCGGGCGGAGGCCCTGGATGCGGAGGAGCACTACCTGGCCACGCTGTCGGGGAAGGACCGCTACGACATCCGGGCGGCCTACCGCAAGGCGCGCGAGGCCGGGCTGCGCGTCGAGACCGAGCCGTTGACGGTCGCGCTGCTCGACGACTTCCTGAAGGTGTACGAGCGACAGGTCGCCGGCATGCGCAACGGCTGGGCCGTCGCGGTCCAGCAGCGCGGGCAGATCCTGGCGGAGGCGGACACGTACCGCGTCGTCACGGTCCGCGCGGGCGACGAGCTGGTGGGCGCCTGCCTCAACCAGGACCTGCCGGCCAACGACGAGATGCGGGCGCGCTTCTCCGCCGTCACCGCCGGGCAGCGCGGCGACAGCCTCAGCCGTGTCCTGTACGCGGAGACGCTGCGCCAGGCCAGGACGTGCGGGCGCCGCTGGGCCACCCTCGGGCGCGACATCAACCTGTACGGGCACGTGGGCAACGCCGGGCTGTTCAGCTTCAAGTCGCGGCTCGGCTTCGCCGCCGTGCCGGGGCAGCTGGTCGAGCCGGGCAGCGGATCGCACCAGGCGGACAGAGTGATCCGGTTCGGCGAACTCGCCGACCCCACCGCGCTGTTGTCGTACGACGCGGAGGCGGACGGGTCCGGAGACGGCGCGGCGGTCGCCGCACCGCTCTGGTTGAACCTGTTCACCTCGTCCGACGGCCTCGACCCCCGGCCGTTCCGGGGAACGGGCCTGGCGGGAACGACCGTGCACACGATCGGGACCGCCCCCTGA
- a CDS encoding heavy metal translocating P-type ATPase, with translation MAGTATTAPAVVTLDIGGMTCGACSARIEKKLNKLEGVTAEVNFALERAHVSFDERRTVAELIDTVEKLGYTAVLPPPPEAATPAEADAGESAEDAAERELATMRRRIHVCLALTVPVIAMAMIPPLQFDNWQWLSLTLGAPVAVWGAWPFHTTAWKNVRQAAGTMDTLVSIGVLAAFGWSLYALFFGYAGITGMRMPFLMTPTPGQGLHHIYLEVATSLTLFVLVGRYAEHRSKHRARSAVRALLELGAKDVTVLRAGREIEIPIGELRVGDTFVVRPGEKIATDGVVVDGTSAVDASMLTGESVPVEVTVGDSVVGATVNTNGRLTVRAERVGADTQLAHISRLVSEAQAGKAPVQRLADSIAAVFVPVVVALAVCVGGFWIGNGGDAAVALTAAVAVLVVACPCSLGLATPTALLVGTGRGAQLGIVIRGPQVLESTRRIDTVLLDKTGTVTTGTMRLVETVCAEGTDRAELLTLAGALEHSSEHPIATAVTTAARELTEDLPAVADFQASAGFGVLGQVAGREVLVGRPAWVAERMTTPDALRRRLAEIADSGHTPVAVGWDGRVRGLLLVADEAKPTSRAAVDEMRRLGLKPVLLTGDSKGAARRIAEEMGITDVEAEVLPQDKAAVVRRLQDEGRNVAMVGDGINDAAALAQADLGIAIGGGTDAAIEASDITLVRGDLRDAADAVRLSRRTLGTIKGNLFWAFFYNLAGIPLAASGVLNPMIAGAAMALSSIFVVTNSLRLRRFTSASTGSPYTAPDALPAGRPATVAAA, from the coding sequence ATGGCAGGCACTGCCACGACGGCACCAGCCGTGGTCACGCTCGACATCGGCGGCATGACCTGTGGTGCCTGCTCAGCCCGTATCGAGAAGAAGCTCAACAAGCTGGAAGGCGTCACCGCCGAGGTCAACTTCGCCCTCGAACGCGCCCACGTCAGCTTCGACGAGCGCCGTACGGTCGCCGAACTCATCGACACCGTGGAGAAGCTGGGCTACACCGCGGTCCTCCCGCCGCCCCCCGAGGCCGCGACACCGGCCGAGGCCGACGCGGGTGAGAGCGCGGAGGACGCGGCCGAGCGCGAACTCGCCACCATGCGCCGCCGCATCCACGTCTGCCTGGCGCTCACCGTTCCGGTCATCGCCATGGCCATGATCCCGCCGCTGCAGTTCGACAACTGGCAGTGGCTGTCGCTGACCCTCGGCGCTCCCGTGGCCGTCTGGGGAGCCTGGCCCTTCCACACGACGGCCTGGAAGAACGTCCGCCAGGCCGCCGGCACCATGGACACGCTGGTCTCCATCGGCGTCCTGGCCGCCTTCGGATGGTCGCTGTACGCCCTCTTCTTCGGCTACGCGGGCATCACCGGCATGCGGATGCCCTTCCTGATGACCCCGACGCCGGGCCAGGGCCTGCACCACATCTACCTCGAAGTGGCCACGTCCCTCACGCTGTTCGTGCTCGTGGGCCGCTACGCGGAGCACCGCTCCAAGCACCGGGCCCGAAGCGCCGTCCGGGCGCTGCTCGAACTCGGCGCCAAGGACGTCACCGTCCTGCGGGCCGGCCGCGAGATCGAGATCCCCATCGGGGAGCTCCGCGTCGGGGACACGTTCGTCGTCCGGCCGGGGGAGAAGATCGCCACCGACGGCGTCGTGGTCGACGGCACGTCGGCGGTCGACGCGTCCATGCTGACCGGGGAGAGCGTCCCGGTCGAGGTGACCGTCGGCGACAGCGTCGTCGGAGCCACCGTCAACACGAACGGCAGACTGACGGTCCGGGCCGAGCGGGTCGGCGCCGACACCCAGCTCGCCCACATCAGCAGGCTCGTCTCCGAGGCGCAGGCGGGCAAGGCGCCGGTGCAGCGGCTGGCCGACAGCATCGCCGCGGTCTTCGTCCCCGTGGTGGTCGCCCTGGCGGTCTGCGTCGGCGGATTCTGGATCGGCAACGGGGGAGACGCGGCGGTGGCGCTCACCGCGGCCGTCGCCGTCCTGGTCGTCGCCTGCCCGTGCTCCCTGGGCCTCGCCACGCCGACCGCCCTCCTCGTCGGAACGGGACGAGGCGCTCAGCTCGGCATCGTGATCAGAGGGCCCCAGGTCCTCGAGTCGACCCGCCGCATCGACACCGTCCTCCTGGACAAGACCGGAACCGTCACCACCGGCACGATGCGGCTCGTCGAGACGGTGTGCGCCGAGGGCACGGACCGAGCCGAGCTGCTGACTCTCGCCGGTGCGCTGGAGCACTCCTCCGAGCACCCGATCGCCACGGCCGTCACGACGGCCGCCCGGGAACTGACCGAGGACCTTCCCGCGGTCGCCGACTTCCAGGCCAGCGCCGGTTTCGGCGTCCTGGGCCAGGTCGCCGGACGCGAGGTCCTGGTGGGCCGCCCCGCCTGGGTCGCCGAACGGATGACGACGCCCGACGCCCTGCGCCGTCGCCTCGCAGAGATCGCCGACAGCGGCCACACCCCGGTCGCCGTCGGATGGGACGGGCGGGTCCGGGGCCTGCTCCTCGTCGCCGACGAGGCCAAGCCCACCAGCCGCGCGGCCGTCGACGAGATGCGGAGGCTCGGCCTCAAGCCCGTCCTGCTGACCGGCGACAGCAAGGGCGCGGCCCGGCGCATCGCCGAGGAGATGGGCATCACCGACGTCGAGGCGGAGGTCCTGCCCCAGGACAAGGCCGCCGTCGTGCGCCGGCTGCAGGACGAGGGCCGCAACGTGGCCATGGTCGGCGACGGCATCAACGACGCCGCCGCGCTCGCCCAGGCGGACCTCGGCATCGCCATCGGCGGAGGCACCGACGCGGCCATCGAGGCCAGCGACATCACCCTCGTGCGCGGCGACCTGCGCGACGCCGCGGACGCCGTGCGCCTCTCCCGCCGCACCCTCGGCACGATCAAGGGCAACCTCTTCTGGGCCTTCTTCTACAACCTGGCCGGCATCCCGCTGGCCGCCTCAGGCGTCCTGAACCCGATGATCGCGGGCGCTGCGATGGCCCTGTCCAGCATCTTCGTGGTCACGAACAGCCTGCGGCTGCGGAGGTTCACGTCGGCCTCCACCGGGAGCCCGTACACGGCGCCGGACGCGCTCCCGGCCGGTCGCCCTGCCACGGTGGCCGCGGCGTGA
- a CDS encoding heavy-metal-associated domain-containing protein: protein MSSTATVFEVRGMTCGGCAKRVRTAIETDLGEGTEVVVDHKSGRVTVTAAGVLDHDTVQAAVERTGYEFAGAAA from the coding sequence ATGAGCAGCACCGCCACCGTCTTCGAGGTCCGCGGCATGACCTGCGGCGGCTGCGCCAAGCGCGTCCGCACGGCCATCGAGACCGACCTCGGCGAGGGTACGGAGGTCGTCGTCGACCACAAGAGCGGCCGCGTCACCGTCACGGCGGCCGGGGTCCTCGACCACGACACGGTCCAGGCCGCCGTCGAGCGCACCGGGTACGAGTTCGCCGGGGCGGCCGCGTGA